A window of the Spirochaetota bacterium genome harbors these coding sequences:
- the ahcY gene encoding adenosylhomocysteinase, with protein sequence MKTSLKEGTDYKIKDLTLAEWGHKEIEMAEKEMPGLMSVRAKYGREKPLSGVRITGSLHMTIQTAVLIDTLVELGANVRWASCNIFSTQDHAAAALVEKGRKIFAWKGETLKEYWELTYNALTFENNLGPELIVDDGGDATLMIHLGFKIEKDPKLLDKKLESEEEEALYAVLKRVFKEDPKHWHTVVKSWRGVSEETTTGVHRLYQMHEKGELLVPSINVNDSVTKSKFDNLYGCRESLCDGIKRATDVMVAGKVAFVAGFGDVGKGSAQSLRAFGARVIVSEIDPICALQAAMAGYEVKTLEDVVKEADIFVTTTGNADIITLEHMKLMKDEAIVCNIGHFDNEIQVSKLMNEKGVKRVTIKPQVDKFYFPDGHCIILLAEGRLVNLGCATGHPSFVMSNSFTNQTLAQLDLWKNKDTYKPGVYRLSKRLDEEVARLHLEKLGVKLTRLTQKQADYIGVPVDGPYKPDHYRY encoded by the coding sequence ATGAAAACATCATTGAAAGAAGGCACCGATTACAAGATAAAGGACTTGACCCTCGCCGAATGGGGGCATAAAGAGATAGAAATGGCCGAGAAGGAAATGCCCGGCCTCATGTCGGTGCGCGCGAAGTACGGCAGGGAAAAACCGCTTTCCGGCGTACGCATCACGGGCTCCCTCCATATGACGATACAAACGGCCGTGCTCATCGACACGCTTGTCGAACTCGGCGCGAACGTGCGCTGGGCAAGCTGCAATATCTTCTCGACGCAGGACCATGCCGCGGCCGCACTTGTTGAGAAAGGAAGGAAGATATTCGCGTGGAAGGGTGAAACGCTCAAAGAATACTGGGAGCTCACCTACAACGCGCTTACATTCGAGAACAACCTCGGGCCGGAACTTATCGTGGACGACGGCGGTGATGCAACGCTCATGATACATCTCGGCTTCAAGATCGAGAAAGACCCGAAGCTCCTCGACAAGAAGCTTGAGAGCGAGGAAGAGGAAGCCCTCTATGCCGTGCTCAAGCGCGTTTTCAAGGAAGACCCGAAGCATTGGCATACGGTCGTCAAATCATGGCGCGGCGTTTCCGAAGAGACGACTACCGGCGTCCATCGGCTCTATCAGATGCATGAGAAGGGCGAGCTTCTTGTCCCGTCGATCAATGTGAACGATTCGGTCACAAAATCGAAATTCGATAATCTCTACGGCTGCCGCGAATCGCTCTGTGACGGCATAAAACGAGCTACCGATGTGATGGTGGCCGGCAAGGTGGCCTTCGTCGCCGGTTTCGGCGATGTGGGCAAAGGGAGCGCCCAGTCGCTCCGCGCGTTCGGCGCCCGCGTCATCGTATCCGAGATCGATCCGATATGCGCACTGCAGGCGGCGATGGCGGGCTACGAAGTAAAAACGCTCGAAGACGTCGTCAAGGAAGCGGACATCTTCGTAACGACGACCGGCAACGCGGACATCATCACGCTCGAACACATGAAACTGATGAAGGACGAAGCGATCGTCTGCAATATCGGGCATTTCGATAATGAGATACAGGTTTCAAAGCTCATGAACGAAAAAGGCGTCAAGCGCGTTACGATAAAGCCGCAGGTCGATAAATTCTATTTCCCCGACGGGCACTGCATCATACTCCTCGCCGAAGGGCGCCTTGTCAATCTCGGCTGTGCGACGGGTCACCCCTCGTTCGTCATGTCCAATTCGTTCACCAACCAGACGCTCGCGCAGCTCGATCTCTGGAAGAATAAGGACACGTACAAACCGGGTGTCTATCGCCTCTCGAAAAGGCTCGACGAGGAAGTTGCGCGGCTGCATTTGGAAAAGCTCGGCGTCAAGCTCACGCGGCTTACGCAGAAACAGGCGGACTACATCGGCGTGCCGGTCGACGGCCCGTATAAGCCGGACCATTACCGGTATTGA
- a CDS encoding heparin lyase I family protein: MLINRALYICTLLIMAAAVFADEIQVIDGKEFIISNGNAYRRENGHWQLFDRLYDPDFYRKNYIERGGKVFRAADGREWEMSRSFAADLEGVNDIRGLIGEKCRFTEFTLQSPRTPTVKEYVALRARILKGESGFLDNAITLETNIVHGGTRSLKCMSVPAGFGMVCAKTSVSTEFIHFRKGDHCWYSAWYYIDEGMPFTIVDIESSWIAQSPGPRIAIDDRGVAYIELKWAEKPKYRPKDSSVTVPRKRWFHIELHLLFSEKADGIIELWQDGRKTVDAVGRTLPLADTIMNSLEIGISANLHDRKTVLYVDDVRISELRSMH; this comes from the coding sequence TTGTTGATAAATAGGGCATTGTACATCTGCACGCTCCTCATCATGGCAGCGGCCGTGTTCGCCGATGAGATACAGGTCATAGACGGCAAAGAATTCATCATCAGCAATGGCAACGCGTACAGACGGGAGAACGGGCACTGGCAATTGTTCGATCGCCTCTATGACCCCGATTTCTACCGCAAGAACTATATCGAACGCGGCGGAAAGGTGTTTCGCGCTGCGGACGGAAGGGAATGGGAGATGTCACGTTCATTCGCTGCTGATCTTGAGGGCGTGAACGACATTCGGGGGCTTATCGGTGAGAAATGCCGCTTTACCGAATTCACGCTGCAGTCGCCGAGAACGCCGACGGTCAAGGAATATGTCGCGTTGCGTGCACGAATCCTGAAAGGTGAAAGCGGCTTCCTTGACAATGCGATAACGCTTGAGACGAACATCGTCCACGGAGGGACGCGGTCGCTGAAATGCATGAGCGTGCCGGCGGGTTTCGGGATGGTCTGCGCCAAAACGTCGGTGAGTACCGAGTTCATTCACTTCCGAAAAGGCGACCATTGCTGGTATTCTGCGTGGTACTATATCGACGAGGGGATGCCGTTCACGATAGTCGATATCGAAAGTTCCTGGATAGCACAGTCTCCCGGCCCGCGCATAGCCATCGACGACAGGGGCGTGGCATATATCGAGCTCAAGTGGGCCGAGAAGCCGAAATACCGCCCGAAAGACAGCTCGGTCACCGTACCGCGCAAGCGCTGGTTCCACATCGAACTGCATCTGTTGTTTTCCGAGAAGGCCGATGGCATCATCGAGCTATGGCAGGACGGCAGAAAGACCGTAGACGCTGTCGGCAGAACGCTCCCGCTCGCCGATACGATAATGAACAGCCTTGAGATCGGCATCAGTGCGAATCTGCATGACCGCAAGACGGTTTTATATGTCGATGATGTGCGGATCTCTGAGCTGCGGTCCATGCATTGA
- a CDS encoding DEAD/DEAH box helicase, whose translation MQFTDFKLDERLLHAVQKLDYSTPTPIQEKAIPICLDGHDLIGTAATGTGKTAAFVLPILHRLITNHAEHRSPRVLIVTPTRELAEQIRMVVKGLSHGTHIRSASVYGGVGFDDQRRALTNGTEIIVACPGRLLDHMQRMKVDLTHVETVVLDEADRMLDMGFLPDIKRILDALPRERQTLLFSATFAKELMDLVHHYLRHPKRISVDTEKPAETVDHCFYPVRQHLKTPLLISLLKTTEHRSILIFTRTKHRANRLKDNLERAGFAAGVLHSNKSQNQRRQAMDGFRSGRLAMLVATDIVARGIDINTISHVVNYDIPDTAVNYIHRIGRTGRAAREGDAITFITPEDNAEVREIERRLGKRVERRELPGFNYNAEPPPASERMSYGTGHQQGRQGHNGGGRGGRSDFPRGGHAGNRTHTGSGHGRPPAGTHAQGGHDRPAHDAQPKTNDHGGIGTRGLHGGYGGQGHRKPGKRPHGRNRRFR comes from the coding sequence ATGCAATTCACTGACTTCAAGCTTGACGAGCGCTTATTACACGCCGTTCAGAAACTGGATTACAGCACCCCGACGCCCATTCAGGAGAAAGCGATACCGATATGCCTTGACGGGCATGACCTCATCGGCACCGCGGCTACCGGTACCGGCAAAACAGCCGCGTTCGTACTGCCGATACTCCACAGGCTTATCACCAACCATGCGGAGCACCGCTCTCCGCGCGTCCTTATCGTAACGCCGACGCGGGAGCTTGCCGAGCAGATACGCATGGTCGTGAAAGGGCTGTCGCACGGCACGCATATACGTTCTGCATCGGTCTACGGCGGCGTCGGTTTTGACGATCAGCGTCGCGCACTTACCAACGGTACGGAGATAATCGTCGCCTGTCCGGGACGGCTCCTCGACCATATGCAGCGCATGAAGGTCGATCTTACCCATGTGGAGACCGTCGTTCTTGATGAGGCCGATCGCATGCTCGATATGGGATTTCTCCCGGACATCAAACGCATACTCGATGCGCTCCCGCGCGAACGCCAGACGCTCCTTTTTTCGGCGACATTCGCGAAAGAGCTCATGGACCTCGTGCATCATTACCTTCGCCATCCAAAACGCATCTCGGTCGATACGGAAAAACCCGCCGAGACCGTCGATCATTGCTTTTATCCGGTGCGCCAGCATCTGAAGACACCGCTCCTCATATCGCTCCTTAAGACGACGGAGCATCGGTCCATATTGATATTCACCCGCACGAAACATCGCGCCAATCGATTGAAGGACAATCTCGAACGCGCGGGCTTTGCCGCCGGCGTGCTCCATTCCAATAAATCGCAGAATCAGCGGCGTCAGGCCATGGACGGATTTCGCAGCGGACGGCTTGCCATGCTCGTCGCCACCGATATCGTCGCGCGCGGCATCGACATTAATACGATATCGCATGTCGTTAATTATGATATCCCGGATACGGCGGTCAACTATATACACCGTATCGGTCGTACTGGGCGCGCAGCACGCGAGGGAGATGCGATAACGTTCATAACACCCGAGGACAATGCCGAGGTGCGTGAGATAGAGCGTCGTCTCGGCAAGCGCGTCGAGCGGCGGGAACTCCCCGGATTCAATTACAATGCTGAGCCGCCGCCCGCATCCGAGCGGATGTCGTACGGCACGGGGCATCAGCAGGGAAGACAGGGCCATAATGGCGGAGGACGCGGCGGACGTTCGGATTTTCCGCGCGGCGGACATGCCGGTAATAGAACACATACCGGCTCCGGGCATGGTCGTCCCCCCGCAGGTACGCACGCTCAGGGCGGGCATGATCGCCCCGCGCACGATGCACAGCCCAAAACGAATGATCACGGCGGGATCGGAACGCGCGGCCTTCACGGCGGATATGGCGGTCAAGGGCACCGGAAGCCGGGGAAACGCCCGCATGGCCGCAATCGGCGGTTTCGGT
- a CDS encoding methyltransferase domain-containing protein yields the protein MGRPTEASVILRSSSNWWQIIARKKPRSSPLFPHVKELFDGMRGLEIGGPSGLFNEYYPIYPIAAAVDGCNFSSRTMWEGKLHEGENFSYGDRVGHQYILDAVDLNTIPSGSYDFIISSNCLEHVGNTIKAVVEWLRVLKSGGAILIAVPNKRYYFDRKRPDTTMEHVLNDHNADIDEHDLTHLEEIVRLHDYRKDRSAGSPDDFRRRSMNNFENRCLHHHIFSMSLLEQIADHCGIRVIALEERLDLTLIGQKR from the coding sequence ATGGGAAGACCAACTGAGGCGTCCGTTATCCTGCGTTCATCGAGCAATTGGTGGCAGATAATTGCGCGAAAAAAACCACGTAGCTCTCCGTTGTTCCCGCACGTGAAAGAGTTGTTCGACGGTATGAGGGGCTTGGAGATCGGCGGCCCAAGCGGTCTGTTCAATGAATATTACCCGATCTACCCGATCGCTGCCGCTGTTGATGGATGTAATTTTTCATCGCGAACGATGTGGGAAGGGAAGCTGCATGAGGGGGAGAATTTCAGCTACGGGGATAGGGTCGGTCATCAGTACATTCTCGACGCCGTTGATCTGAACACGATCCCGTCAGGGAGCTATGATTTCATTATATCATCGAATTGTCTTGAACATGTCGGTAATACGATCAAGGCTGTGGTCGAATGGCTTCGTGTGCTGAAATCGGGCGGCGCGATCCTGATAGCGGTGCCGAACAAGCGATACTATTTCGACCGCAAGCGTCCGGACACGACCATGGAGCATGTGCTCAATGATCACAACGCGGATATTGATGAGCATGACCTGACCCACCTGGAAGAGATCGTGCGCCTTCACGATTACCGCAAGGACAGATCGGCAGGGTCCCCGGATGATTTCCGAAGGCGGTCAATGAACAATTTCGAGAACCGGTGCCTTCATCATCACATATTCAGCATGTCGTTGCTCGAGCAGATAGCCGATCATTGCGGTATACGTGTCATTGCACTGGAGGAGCGGCTCGACCTCACGCTGATCGGACAGAAAAGATAA
- a CDS encoding right-handed parallel beta-helix repeat-containing protein, with protein sequence MWKNIMAISTLAVASLVGSVTIGFEKGKDDTFTFLNDSYASIIADGALSGSASLRIDTRKSTSVWNPGFATAQGLLKADTEYVISFTCRILEAEKDAFVHALIRPLDTPNEKLDAERLNFTDIGIVKKLKMKFRTKDNNTYALQIHTRNKVLCLIDDIVITEGTGETFTGITAGSSYTKPLSTATGSADFTIDMPARAEKTVSVADFGASPALSDNRRQFADAIAFCASNRIGRLIVPRGVYRFTDNNPIRFEGLTNFEFDAQGSEFIWRKERGTLVEIHTCERVLFRNFFIDWDWEKDPVGSIVKATAVDLNAPSIDLEFVDHTRFPRRDMRIGILEALDPATMSVGYENGFTIGFEFYKGRADTPPAKYEWLSDNSIRLYGVSSDQKYKMTAFVKPGVLFRIRHYVYDMVGISMGNNTHLTLSNVTVYSCPSHAYHSFGEQHHWQFLNTHIIRRPGTKRPLTCSADHHHISQSQGFFKMDGCEFSLGGDDCLNVHDTTGFAFKTGERTLKTKNYDPGSLRVGDTVELRNDDYSPTGHITKLAEKKGAGGRNGVYDLTFEDALPEQKGTGFILFNKRYGSRNIIIRNSYFHDNKARGLLILANDVTIEHNRFFHNEMGAIKIETGYTFNVWSEGYGASNIVIRNNKFENVNPIGAYVNEKQPVIYMSVYLKSDPSVEKTLYPILNTILVEKNEFINNPGVIAYVCSAGNVVIRENVIRNTVPRIEMQKYRGAVGVSHAGDVKIINNTWVRTSHAPRPGVFTDDETTRDIEIEGNTIVDK encoded by the coding sequence ATGTGGAAAAATATCATGGCGATAAGTACACTGGCGGTCGCGAGCCTCGTGGGATCGGTAACGATCGGTTTTGAGAAAGGCAAGGATGATACCTTCACGTTCCTCAATGATTCCTATGCTTCGATAATCGCCGATGGCGCGCTATCAGGTTCGGCCTCGCTTCGCATCGATACCCGCAAAAGCACGTCGGTGTGGAACCCGGGATTCGCGACCGCGCAGGGCCTCCTGAAAGCAGATACTGAATACGTGATATCGTTCACCTGCAGGATACTCGAGGCGGAGAAGGATGCATTCGTCCACGCGCTCATACGCCCGCTCGATACACCCAACGAAAAACTCGATGCCGAGCGACTCAATTTTACCGATATCGGCATTGTGAAGAAGCTGAAGATGAAATTCAGGACAAAGGACAATAATACCTACGCGCTTCAGATACACACCAGGAACAAGGTGCTGTGTCTTATCGACGACATCGTGATCACCGAAGGGACCGGCGAAACGTTCACCGGCATAACAGCCGGAAGTTCCTATACGAAACCGCTGTCGACAGCGACAGGGTCCGCGGACTTCACTATCGATATGCCCGCACGAGCGGAGAAGACCGTATCGGTCGCCGATTTCGGGGCATCGCCGGCATTGAGCGATAACCGCAGGCAGTTCGCGGACGCGATCGCGTTCTGCGCCTCCAATCGCATCGGCAGGCTTATCGTGCCCAGGGGCGTATATCGATTTACCGATAACAACCCGATACGCTTCGAGGGTCTGACCAATTTCGAATTCGACGCGCAGGGGTCGGAATTCATCTGGCGCAAGGAACGCGGCACGCTTGTGGAGATACATACATGCGAGCGCGTATTGTTCCGGAATTTTTTCATCGACTGGGATTGGGAGAAGGACCCTGTCGGAAGTATCGTCAAAGCGACCGCGGTCGATCTCAACGCCCCATCCATCGATCTTGAGTTCGTCGATCATACCCGTTTCCCGCGGCGCGACATGCGCATAGGCATCCTGGAGGCGCTCGATCCAGCGACGATGTCGGTTGGCTATGAGAACGGCTTTACTATCGGATTTGAATTCTATAAGGGACGCGCCGACACGCCCCCGGCAAAATACGAATGGCTCTCCGATAATTCGATACGCCTCTACGGAGTATCATCCGATCAGAAATACAAAATGACAGCATTTGTAAAACCGGGCGTCCTATTCCGTATCCGCCATTATGTCTATGATATGGTCGGTATCTCGATGGGGAATAATACGCATCTGACATTGTCGAATGTGACCGTGTACTCATGCCCGAGCCATGCATATCATTCGTTCGGCGAGCAGCATCATTGGCAATTCCTCAACACGCATATCATTCGCCGTCCGGGGACGAAGCGTCCGCTCACGTGTTCAGCAGACCATCATCACATTTCACAATCGCAGGGTTTTTTCAAAATGGATGGATGCGAATTCTCGCTCGGCGGCGACGACTGCCTCAATGTGCATGATACCACGGGGTTCGCGTTCAAGACCGGCGAGAGAACGCTAAAGACCAAGAATTACGATCCCGGATCGCTCCGTGTCGGTGATACGGTAGAACTGCGCAATGACGACTATTCGCCGACAGGACATATCACGAAACTTGCCGAAAAGAAGGGCGCCGGAGGGCGCAACGGAGTGTACGACCTCACGTTCGAGGATGCGCTGCCTGAGCAGAAAGGGACCGGTTTCATCCTGTTCAATAAACGCTACGGTTCGCGGAACATCATCATACGCAATTCCTATTTTCACGACAATAAAGCCCGCGGCCTCCTCATCCTGGCGAACGATGTGACCATAGAGCATAACCGGTTCTTCCATAATGAGATGGGGGCGATTAAGATAGAGACCGGATACACGTTCAATGTGTGGAGCGAGGGCTACGGCGCATCGAACATCGTCATACGCAACAATAAGTTCGAGAACGTGAACCCCATCGGCGCCTATGTGAACGAGAAACAGCCTGTCATCTACATGAGCGTGTATCTGAAGAGCGATCCGTCGGTAGAGAAGACGCTCTACCCGATACTGAACACCATCCTTGTGGAGAAGAACGAATTCATCAATAACCCCGGCGTCATCGCCTATGTCTGTTCGGCGGGGAATGTCGTTATCCGGGAGAATGTGATACGCAATACGGTGCCGCGGATCGAAATGCAGAAATATCGCGGCGCTGTCGGCGTTTCCCATGCGGGCGATGTGAAGATCATCAACAATACCTGGGTGCGTACGTCGCACGCGCCGAGACCGGGCGTGTTCACGGATGATGAGACGACGAGGGATATCGAGATCGAGGGGAACACCATTGTTGATAAATAG
- a CDS encoding PhoH family protein, with product MTASITIDETSQFTAVCGCHDTHIKRIEALCGLEIFAKGTTLTLRGETGSVHSARGILEELLALTRSDVLLDEYKVEQLIQRKLEDPAYPGGKTLSKKIKIPRNGRHIVPKNPAQAEYIEKMETHDITFTAGPAGTGKSYLAVALGVFYLVTERYERLILTRPVVEAGESLGFLPGDFEAKISPYMRPLYDALNHMLPYEAIKRYDEEDRIEVAPLAYMRGRTLSNAFIILDEAQNTTVAQMKMFLSRLGENSKMVITGDITQIDLPKNTQSGLVHALSILAGISGIALQEFDRRDVVRHPLVRDVLAAYESGKA from the coding sequence ATGACAGCATCGATCACCATAGATGAGACATCACAGTTCACGGCCGTATGCGGATGTCACGACACGCACATCAAGCGCATCGAGGCGCTCTGCGGGCTTGAGATATTCGCCAAGGGCACCACGCTTACGCTTCGCGGGGAGACCGGGAGCGTTCATTCCGCACGCGGCATACTCGAAGAACTGCTCGCCCTCACCCGGAGCGATGTCCTTCTCGATGAATACAAGGTGGAGCAGCTGATACAGCGTAAGCTCGAAGACCCCGCCTACCCCGGCGGAAAGACCTTGTCAAAGAAGATAAAGATCCCCAGGAACGGCCGCCATATCGTACCGAAGAACCCCGCGCAGGCCGAATATATCGAAAAGATGGAAACGCACGATATCACGTTCACTGCAGGTCCGGCCGGTACCGGGAAAAGTTATCTCGCGGTGGCGCTCGGCGTGTTCTATCTCGTCACAGAACGCTATGAGCGCCTCATACTCACGCGGCCGGTGGTAGAAGCGGGGGAAAGTCTCGGCTTCCTCCCGGGCGATTTCGAAGCGAAAATATCCCCCTACATGCGCCCGCTCTACGACGCGCTCAATCACATGCTGCCGTACGAGGCGATAAAACGCTACGACGAGGAGGACCGCATCGAGGTGGCCCCGCTCGCATACATGCGCGGGAGAACGCTCTCCAACGCATTCATCATCCTCGATGAAGCGCAGAACACCACGGTTGCACAGATGAAGATGTTCTTAAGCAGGCTCGGCGAGAATTCGAAAATGGTCATCACCGGCGACATCACGCAGATCGATCTGCCGAAGAACACGCAGTCGGGGCTCGTGCATGCGCTCTCCATCCTTGCCGGCATCAGCGGCATCGCCCTGCAGGAATTCGACCGCCGCGATGTGGTCCGACACCCATTGGTGCGCGACGTGCTCGCTGCATACGAATCGGGGAAAGCATAG
- a CDS encoding flavin reductase has protein sequence MIGFTDIKTEAIDNVFSLIGREWMLITAGTIASYNTMTASWGGLGVLWNRNIAWCVVRPGRHTYGFLERAGSFTLSFFEEQYREALNVCGAKSGRDIDKAKVTGLTAVGTTAGVAFSQARLIIDCRKIYFQDIDPRNFIDASIDKNYPKKDYHRMYIGEIMSCGTR, from the coding sequence ATGATCGGATTCACCGACATCAAGACCGAAGCGATCGACAATGTGTTTTCGCTGATCGGCAGGGAATGGATGCTCATCACGGCAGGCACGATAGCATCGTACAACACAATGACGGCAAGCTGGGGCGGATTGGGCGTGCTCTGGAACAGGAACATCGCCTGGTGCGTGGTACGCCCGGGGCGGCACACATACGGTTTCCTTGAGCGGGCCGGATCATTCACGCTCTCGTTCTTCGAGGAACAATACCGGGAAGCGCTCAATGTCTGCGGCGCCAAGTCCGGCCGTGATATCGACAAGGCAAAAGTCACTGGATTGACCGCGGTGGGAACGACTGCCGGCGTGGCGTTCTCGCAGGCGCGGCTTATCATCGACTGCAGGAAGATATATTTCCAGGACATCGACCCGCGGAATTTCATCGATGCATCGATCGATAAGAATTATCCGAAGAAGGATTATCACCGCATGTATATCGGGGAGATAATGTCCTGCGGTACACGATAA